Proteins encoded together in one Sinorhizobium meliloti window:
- a CDS encoding sn-glycerol-3-phosphate ABC transporter ATP-binding protein UgpC, whose product MTGLLLKDIRKSYGAVDVIHGIDLDIKEGEFVVFVGPSGCGKSTLLRMIAGLEEITGGDMFIDGERVNDVPPSKRGIAMVFQSYALYPHMTVYDNMAFGMRIARESKEEIDRRVRGAADMLQLTPYLDRLPKALSGGQRQRVAIGRAICRNPKVFLFDEPLSNLDAALRVATRIEIAKLSERLSDTTMIYVTHDQVEAMTLADRIVVLSAGHIEQVGAPLELYERPANLFVARFIGSPAMNVIPATITATGQQTAVTLAGGKSVTLDIPTNASENGKTASFGVRPEDLQVTETDDFLFEGTVSIVEALGEVTLLYIEGLVENEPIIAKMPGIARVGRGDKVRFTADKAKLHLFDTKGQSYRA is encoded by the coding sequence ATGACAGGCCTGCTGCTGAAAGATATCCGCAAGTCCTACGGGGCCGTCGACGTAATTCACGGCATCGATCTCGACATCAAGGAAGGCGAGTTCGTCGTCTTCGTCGGACCGTCCGGATGCGGGAAGTCCACGCTTCTGCGCATGATCGCCGGGCTCGAGGAAATAACCGGCGGCGACATGTTCATCGACGGCGAGCGGGTCAACGACGTGCCGCCTTCCAAGCGCGGCATCGCCATGGTGTTCCAGTCCTATGCGCTCTATCCGCATATGACCGTTTACGACAACATGGCCTTCGGCATGCGGATCGCCAGGGAATCGAAGGAGGAGATCGACCGCCGTGTGCGTGGAGCCGCGGACATGCTTCAGCTCACCCCATATCTCGACCGGCTTCCGAAGGCGCTTTCCGGCGGCCAGCGGCAGCGCGTGGCGATCGGCCGGGCGATCTGCCGAAATCCCAAGGTCTTCCTTTTCGACGAGCCGCTCTCAAACCTCGACGCCGCGCTGCGGGTGGCGACCCGCATCGAGATCGCCAAGCTCAGCGAGCGGCTGTCGGACACCACCATGATCTACGTCACCCATGACCAGGTGGAGGCGATGACGCTGGCCGACCGGATCGTGGTTCTCTCCGCCGGTCACATCGAGCAGGTCGGGGCGCCCCTCGAACTCTACGAGCGGCCGGCAAATCTCTTCGTTGCGCGCTTCATCGGCTCCCCGGCCATGAACGTCATCCCGGCGACGATCACCGCGACCGGCCAACAGACCGCCGTCACGCTCGCGGGCGGAAAATCGGTGACGCTCGACATTCCGACGAATGCCTCCGAAAACGGCAAGACGGCAAGCTTCGGCGTGCGCCCGGAAGACCTGCAGGTGACCGAGACCGACGATTTCCTGTTCGAGGGCACGGTCTCGATCGTCGAGGCGCTGGGCGAGGTGACCTTGCTTTACATCGAAGGACTGGTCGAAAACGAGCCGATCATCGCCAAGATGCCGGGGATCGCCCGCGTCGGCCGCGGCGACAAGGTGCGGTTCACGGCCGACAAGGCGAAGCTGCATCTCTTCGACACAAAAGGACAGAGCTATCGGGCGTAG
- a CDS encoding alpha-glucosidase, protein MTMTETTSSILEPDRDWWRGAVIYQIYPRSFQDSNGDGIGDLQGITARLPHIAGLGADAIWISPFFTSPMRDFGYDVSNYVDVDPIFGALEDFDALIAEAHRLGLRVMIDLVLSHTSDQHPWFVESRSSRSNAKADWYVWADSKPDGTPPNNWLSIFGGSAWQWDPTRLQYYLHNFLTSQPDLNLHNAEVQEALLAVERFWLERGVDGFRLDTINFYFHDRELRDNPALVPERRNASTAPAVNPYNYQEHIYDKNRPENLEFLKRFRAVMDEFPAIAAVGEVGDSQRGLEIAGEYTSGGDKVHMCYAFEFLAPDRLTPQRVAEVLRDFQRAAPEGWACWAFSNHDVVRHVSRWADGVTYHHAHAKLLASLLMSLRGTVCIYQGEELALAEAELAYEDLRDPYGIQFWPDFKGRDGCRTPMVWESLPDGGFSSARPWLPISESHIPRAVAVQEGDPASVLHHYRRFLAFRKAHPALAKGEIEFVETRGSLLGFLRSHGNERIFCLFNMSDEAATKELPMKRLEPLEGHGFVTGILDHEVKLPAWGAFFARLA, encoded by the coding sequence ATGACAATGACCGAAACGACGAGCTCAATCCTCGAGCCCGATAGGGATTGGTGGCGCGGCGCGGTGATCTATCAGATCTATCCGCGCTCCTTTCAGGATAGCAATGGCGACGGCATCGGAGATCTGCAGGGGATCACGGCCCGTCTGCCCCACATTGCGGGGCTCGGCGCGGACGCGATCTGGATTTCGCCCTTCTTCACGTCGCCGATGCGGGACTTCGGTTACGACGTCTCGAACTATGTCGATGTCGATCCGATCTTCGGGGCGCTCGAAGACTTCGATGCGCTGATCGCCGAGGCCCACCGGCTCGGCCTCCGGGTGATGATCGACCTCGTGCTGTCGCATACCTCCGACCAGCATCCCTGGTTCGTCGAAAGCCGCTCCAGCCGCAGCAATGCGAAAGCGGACTGGTATGTCTGGGCGGATTCGAAGCCGGACGGCACGCCGCCCAACAATTGGCTGTCGATTTTCGGCGGTTCCGCCTGGCAGTGGGATCCGACCCGCCTGCAATATTATCTGCACAACTTTCTCACCTCGCAGCCCGACCTCAATCTGCATAACGCCGAGGTTCAGGAGGCCCTGCTTGCCGTCGAGCGCTTCTGGCTGGAGCGGGGCGTCGACGGTTTCCGGCTCGACACCATCAACTTCTATTTCCATGACCGCGAACTGCGCGACAACCCCGCGCTCGTTCCGGAGCGCCGCAACGCCTCGACTGCGCCGGCGGTCAATCCCTATAACTATCAGGAGCATATCTACGACAAGAACCGGCCGGAGAACCTGGAGTTCCTGAAGCGCTTCCGGGCGGTGATGGACGAGTTCCCGGCGATCGCCGCCGTCGGCGAGGTCGGCGACAGCCAGCGCGGCCTAGAAATCGCAGGCGAATACACCTCGGGCGGCGACAAGGTGCACATGTGCTACGCCTTCGAGTTTTTGGCGCCCGATCGGCTGACGCCGCAGCGCGTGGCCGAGGTTCTGCGCGACTTCCAGAGGGCCGCCCCTGAGGGTTGGGCCTGCTGGGCCTTCTCGAACCATGATGTGGTCCGCCACGTCAGCCGCTGGGCCGATGGCGTTACCTATCATCACGCGCATGCGAAGTTGCTCGCCAGCCTGTTGATGTCGCTGCGCGGTACCGTCTGCATCTATCAGGGCGAGGAACTTGCGCTCGCCGAGGCGGAGCTCGCCTATGAGGATCTCCGGGATCCCTATGGCATTCAGTTCTGGCCCGACTTCAAGGGCCGGGACGGCTGCCGTACGCCGATGGTATGGGAGAGCCTGCCCGATGGCGGCTTCAGCAGCGCGAGGCCGTGGCTGCCGATTTCCGAGAGCCACATTCCGCGGGCGGTTGCCGTGCAGGAGGGCGACCCGGCCTCGGTGCTGCATCACTACCGCCGCTTTCTCGCCTTCAGAAAGGCGCATCCGGCCTTGGCCAAGGGCGAGATCGAATTCGTCGAGACCAGGGGCTCCTTGCTCGGCTTCCTGCGCAGCCATGGCAATGAGAGAATCTTTTGCCTGTTCAACATGAGCGACGAAGCTGCGACAAAGGAACTGCCGATGAAGCGGCTGGAGCCGCTCGAGGGCCACGGCTTCGTCACGGGGATATTGGATCATGAGGTCAAGCTGCCGGCCTGGGGCGCGTTTTTCGCGCGTCTGGCCTGA
- the pgl gene encoding 6-phosphogluconolactonase codes for MSANMHIFENPSALAEALADDVGARLAAAIAARGTASFAVSGGSTPKAFFRSLSRRELDWSKVTVTLVDERFVPPENERSNHRLVADNLLKDGAAQARFVPLYHAAETAEAAAAIASDRTASLGAPFDVVVLGMGTDGHTASFFPGGTRLEEALDPTTPRGVITMEAEGAGEPRLTFTFSSLQDAGYLVLHIEGSGKKEVLAQAQAPGDEAEMPIRAVLRRATSPLQIYWAP; via the coding sequence ATGAGCGCAAACATGCACATATTCGAAAATCCGTCCGCACTGGCCGAGGCCCTCGCGGATGACGTCGGTGCAAGGCTCGCCGCCGCGATCGCTGCGAGAGGCACGGCGAGCTTCGCGGTATCGGGCGGCTCGACCCCGAAGGCCTTTTTCCGGTCGTTGTCGCGTCGCGAGCTCGATTGGTCGAAAGTGACGGTCACCCTCGTCGACGAGCGTTTCGTGCCACCGGAAAACGAGCGCTCCAACCACCGCCTGGTTGCCGATAACCTGCTCAAGGACGGGGCTGCGCAGGCGCGTTTCGTTCCGCTCTATCACGCGGCCGAGACTGCGGAAGCGGCCGCGGCGATCGCGAGCGACAGGACGGCAAGTCTCGGCGCACCCTTCGATGTCGTGGTGCTCGGCATGGGAACGGACGGGCATACGGCCTCGTTCTTTCCCGGGGGGACGCGCCTTGAAGAGGCGCTCGACCCCACGACGCCGCGCGGCGTGATCACCATGGAAGCGGAAGGAGCCGGCGAACCCCGCCTCACCTTCACCTTCTCCAGCCTGCAGGATGCCGGCTATCTGGTGCTGCATATCGAAGGCAGCGGCAAGAAAGAGGTGCTTGCCCAGGCCCAGGCGCCCGGCGACGAGGCAGAGATGCCCATCCGGGCCGTGCTTCGGCGGGCCACATCGCCGCTGCAGATTTATTGGGCGCCCTGA
- a CDS encoding FAD-binding oxidoreductase: MTWQSPISPGYSWYEATTPERPAFPVMPGSRKADIAIIGGGYTGLQAACNLARSGTDVTLIDACRFGDGASGRNGGQFGTGQRVWADETEEVLGREWAQRLFDMAENAKRYVLGFAEEHAIDIEFMPGQLSVGHKASLERDYRNHVEAMTERYGYPHLSFMDREETVSRLGSSHYHFGIRDTGTGHIHPMKLVVGLVRQAALAGANLYEGTKALKIEKKGGAVVIETTSGTITADRALIACNGYIGNLEPVTASHVMPIRSFIGATTVLHGHAGILPGGESVDDSRFVVRYFRKSKDGRLLFGGREAYTADNPRDISAHIRRQICEIYPDLADVEITHAWGGSVGITMPRQPFCREVMPGVTTIGGYSGHGVMLANYCGKLYAELALGKSTELDLLKQLKIPAFPGGTRFRSALLFLALSWYALRDRF, encoded by the coding sequence ATGACCTGGCAAAGCCCGATTTCGCCCGGATATTCCTGGTACGAGGCGACGACTCCCGAGCGGCCCGCCTTCCCGGTCATGCCGGGCTCCCGCAAGGCCGACATCGCCATTATCGGCGGCGGCTATACCGGCCTGCAGGCCGCCTGCAATCTCGCCCGGAGCGGGACGGACGTCACCCTGATCGACGCCTGCCGCTTCGGCGACGGCGCCTCGGGCCGCAATGGCGGGCAGTTCGGCACCGGGCAACGTGTCTGGGCCGACGAAACGGAGGAGGTGCTCGGCCGCGAATGGGCGCAGCGGCTCTTCGATATGGCCGAGAACGCCAAGCGCTATGTCCTGGGATTTGCCGAAGAGCACGCGATCGACATCGAATTCATGCCGGGCCAGCTCTCGGTCGGCCACAAGGCAAGCCTCGAAAGGGACTACCGCAACCACGTCGAGGCGATGACCGAGCGCTACGGCTATCCGCACCTTTCCTTCATGGATCGCGAGGAAACCGTGAGCCGGCTCGGCTCCAGCCATTACCACTTCGGTATCCGCGACACCGGGACCGGCCACATCCACCCGATGAAGCTGGTTGTGGGGCTCGTCAGACAGGCGGCGCTCGCCGGCGCCAATCTCTACGAGGGAACGAAGGCGCTCAAGATCGAGAAGAAGGGCGGCGCGGTCGTCATCGAGACGACGAGCGGCACGATCACGGCCGACCGGGCGCTGATCGCCTGCAACGGCTATATCGGCAATCTCGAGCCCGTGACCGCGAGCCACGTCATGCCGATCCGCTCCTTCATCGGCGCGACGACGGTGCTGCACGGCCATGCCGGAATTCTGCCCGGGGGCGAATCGGTCGACGATTCGCGCTTCGTCGTACGCTATTTCCGAAAATCGAAAGACGGGCGGCTGCTCTTCGGCGGGCGCGAGGCCTACACTGCCGACAATCCGCGCGACATTTCGGCGCACATACGCCGGCAGATCTGCGAAATCTACCCGGATCTCGCCGATGTGGAGATCACTCACGCCTGGGGCGGCTCGGTCGGCATCACCATGCCGCGCCAACCCTTCTGCCGCGAGGTCATGCCGGGCGTCACCACGATCGGCGGTTACTCCGGCCATGGCGTCATGCTCGCCAATTATTGCGGCAAACTCTATGCCGAGCTCGCGCTCGGCAAGTCCACCGAGCTCGATCTGCTGAAGCAGCTCAAAATACCGGCCTTCCCCGGCGGAACGCGGTTCCGCTCGGCACTCCTGTTTCTGGCGCTCAGCTGGTACGCACTGCGCGACCGGTTCTAA
- the zwf gene encoding glucose-6-phosphate dehydrogenase, which translates to MSSQIIPVEPFDYVVFGGTGDLAERKLLPALYHRQMEGQFTEPTRIIGASRASLSHDEYRKFASDALKEHLKAGEFNEAEVEKFTSRLYYVSVDAKSEQGWDDLKKLLEEGKDRTRAFYLAVGPAIFSDISEKIRDHKLITRNTRIVVEKPIGRDLASATELNDTIGKVFREEQIFRIDHYLGKETVQNLMALRFANALYEPLWNSAHIDHVQITVSEAVGLENRAGYYDKAGALRDMVQNHILQLLCFVAMEAPTSMDAEAVRDEKLKVLRALKPITASNVEQVTVRGQYRAGASSGGPVKGYLEELDGGVSNTETFVAIKAEISNWRWAGVPFYLRTGKRMAGRMSEIVITFKQIPHSIFDQSAGRISANQLMIRLQPNEGVKQSLMIKDPGPGGMRLRNVPLDMSFAEAFAVRNADAYERLLLDVIRNNQTLFVRRDEVEAAWQWIDPILKAWEATGQQVQGYTAGTWGPSQSIALIERDGRTWNDAI; encoded by the coding sequence ATGAGCAGCCAGATCATTCCCGTCGAACCGTTTGACTATGTGGTGTTCGGGGGCACCGGCGATCTTGCCGAGCGCAAGCTGCTGCCGGCACTCTACCACCGTCAGATGGAAGGCCAGTTCACGGAGCCGACGCGGATCATCGGCGCCTCGCGCGCGAGCCTTTCCCATGACGAATACCGCAAGTTCGCGAGCGACGCCCTGAAAGAACACCTGAAGGCCGGGGAGTTCAACGAGGCGGAAGTCGAGAAATTCACCTCACGTCTCTACTACGTCTCCGTCGACGCCAAGTCCGAACAGGGCTGGGACGATCTGAAGAAGCTCCTGGAAGAGGGCAAGGACCGTACCCGTGCCTTCTATCTCGCCGTCGGACCGGCGATCTTCAGCGACATTTCCGAAAAGATCCGCGATCACAAGCTCATCACCAGGAACACCCGCATCGTCGTCGAGAAGCCGATCGGCCGCGACCTCGCTTCCGCGACGGAGCTCAACGACACGATCGGAAAAGTCTTCCGCGAAGAGCAGATTTTCCGCATCGACCACTATCTCGGCAAGGAGACGGTGCAGAATCTGATGGCCCTGCGCTTTGCCAACGCGCTGTACGAGCCATTGTGGAATTCCGCCCACATCGACCACGTGCAGATCACCGTTTCTGAAGCCGTCGGGCTCGAGAATCGCGCAGGTTACTACGACAAGGCGGGCGCGCTGCGCGACATGGTGCAGAACCACATCCTCCAGCTCCTCTGTTTCGTCGCCATGGAGGCGCCGACGTCGATGGACGCGGAGGCCGTGCGCGACGAGAAGCTCAAGGTGCTTCGCGCGCTGAAGCCGATCACCGCCTCCAATGTCGAGCAGGTGACGGTCCGGGGCCAGTACCGCGCGGGCGCATCATCCGGAGGCCCGGTCAAGGGTTATCTCGAAGAGCTCGACGGAGGCGTTTCCAACACGGAAACCTTCGTCGCGATCAAGGCCGAAATAAGCAATTGGCGCTGGGCAGGCGTGCCCTTCTATCTGCGTACCGGAAAGCGCATGGCGGGCCGCATGTCGGAGATCGTCATCACCTTCAAGCAGATTCCGCACTCGATCTTCGATCAGAGCGCCGGCCGCATTTCGGCCAACCAGCTGATGATCCGCCTGCAGCCGAATGAAGGCGTCAAGCAGTCGCTGATGATCAAGGATCCCGGACCGGGCGGCATGCGGCTGAGGAACGTGCCCCTGGACATGAGCTTCGCCGAGGCCTTTGCGGTTCGCAATGCGGACGCCTATGAACGCCTGCTGCTGGACGTCATCCGCAACAACCAGACCCTGTTCGTGCGCCGCGACGAAGTGGAAGCGGCCTGGCAATGGATCGACCCGATCCTCAAGGCCTGGGAAGCAACCGGACAGCAGGTGCAAGGCTATACCGCCGGAACCTGGGGTCCGAGCCAATCGATCGCGCTGATCGAGCGCGACGGCCGTACTTGGAACGACGCGATCTAG
- a CDS encoding NAD(P)/FAD-dependent oxidoreductase — MAQMQDVVIIGAGAAGMMCAIEAGKRGRRVLVIDHARAPGEKIRISGGGRCNFTNIHASPRNFLSGNPHFCKSALARYRPQDFVALVERHGIDWHEKTLGQLFCDHSAKDIIRMLMAEMRAAGVQLRLETSIGEVERTASGFRVTTSAGAVDAASLVVASGGKSIPKMGATGLAYRIAEQFGLPVAETRPALVPLTLDQTQLTKLGALAGVAADAEARFGKAAFREAVLITHRGLSGPAILQISSYWREGEEIVLRLMPDIDIASILKGMRRTNGRQAVQTALADILPRRLAQFFADEAKLTGRMLADLSDKAIDALSSSIQAWAVKPAGSEGYRTAEVTLGGVDTRALDSRTMQANEIPGLYFVGECVDVTGWLGGYNFQWAWASGFVAGQDV; from the coding sequence GTGGCGCAAATGCAGGACGTGGTGATCATCGGGGCGGGTGCCGCCGGCATGATGTGCGCCATCGAGGCGGGCAAGCGCGGGCGCCGGGTGCTCGTCATCGACCACGCCCGGGCGCCCGGCGAGAAGATCCGCATCTCCGGCGGCGGCCGCTGCAATTTCACCAATATCCATGCGTCCCCCAGGAACTTCCTGTCCGGCAACCCGCATTTCTGCAAGTCGGCGCTTGCCCGGTACCGGCCGCAGGACTTCGTGGCTTTGGTCGAGCGCCATGGCATCGACTGGCACGAGAAAACGCTCGGCCAGCTCTTCTGCGATCATTCGGCCAAGGACATCATCCGCATGCTGATGGCGGAGATGAGGGCAGCGGGAGTGCAACTGAGGCTCGAAACCAGCATCGGGGAGGTTGAGAGGACCGCCTCCGGGTTCCGTGTGACGACGAGCGCCGGCGCGGTCGACGCCGCCTCGCTGGTCGTGGCAAGCGGCGGCAAGTCCATCCCGAAAATGGGAGCGACAGGTCTTGCCTATCGCATCGCGGAGCAGTTCGGCTTGCCAGTTGCCGAAACCCGCCCGGCACTGGTTCCCCTGACACTCGACCAGACGCAGCTCACCAAGCTCGGGGCGCTTGCCGGCGTCGCGGCCGATGCCGAGGCGCGGTTCGGGAAGGCCGCCTTCCGCGAAGCTGTCCTCATCACCCATCGCGGCTTGAGCGGGCCGGCTATCCTGCAGATTTCATCCTATTGGCGTGAGGGTGAGGAGATCGTCCTCCGGCTGATGCCGGACATCGATATCGCCTCGATCCTCAAGGGAATGCGCCGGACGAACGGCCGCCAGGCAGTCCAGACGGCACTTGCCGATATACTGCCGCGCCGGCTCGCGCAGTTCTTCGCGGACGAAGCGAAGCTGACGGGGCGCATGCTTGCCGACCTTTCCGACAAGGCTATCGACGCGCTTTCCAGCTCCATCCAGGCCTGGGCGGTGAAGCCGGCGGGATCGGAAGGCTACCGGACGGCCGAGGTCACGCTCGGCGGCGTCGATACGCGTGCGCTCGACTCCCGGACCATGCAGGCAAACGAGATCCCCGGCCTCTACTTCGTCGGCGAGTGTGTCGACGTGACCGGCTGGCTCGGAGGCTACAATTTCCAATGGGCCTGGGCGTCGGGCTTCGTCGCCGGTCAAGACGTGTAA
- the edd gene encoding phosphogluconate dehydratase: MSADSRIAAITARIVERSKPHREPYLDRVRSAATNGPHRTVLGCGNLAHGFAVCSPAEKVALAGDRVPNLGIITSYNDMLSAHQPFETYPALIREAAHEAGGVAQVAGGVPAMCDGVTQGQPGMELSLFSRDVIAMAAGIGLSHNMFDAAVYLGVCDKIVPGLAIAALTFGHLPAVFIPAGPMTTGLPNDEKAKVRQLFAEGKVGRDELLEAESKSYHGPGTCTFYGTANSNQMLMEIMGFHLPGASFINPGTPLRDALTREATKRALAITALGNEFTPAGEMIDERSIVNGVVGLHATGGSTNHTMHLVAMARAAGIVLTWQDISELSDLVPLLARVYPNGLADVNHFHAAGGMGFLIAQLLRKGLLHDDVRTVYGQGLSAYAIDVKLGGNGSVKREPAPETSADPKVLATVERPFQHTGGLKMLSGNIGKAVIKISAVKPESHVIEAPAKIFNDQAELNAAFKAGRLEGDFVAVVRFQGPKANGMPELHKLTTVLGILQDRGQKVAILTDGRMSGASGKVPAAIHVTPEAKEGGPIARIQDGDIVRIDAINGKVEVLVEDIALKTRVPAHIDLSDNEFGMGRELFAPFRQIAGAADRGGSVLFH; the protein is encoded by the coding sequence ATGTCCGCCGATTCCCGCATAGCCGCCATTACCGCCCGCATCGTCGAACGCTCGAAGCCCCACCGCGAGCCCTACCTCGATCGCGTCCGCAGCGCTGCGACGAACGGACCGCACCGGACCGTTCTCGGCTGCGGCAATCTTGCGCACGGATTTGCGGTCTGTTCCCCCGCCGAGAAGGTGGCGCTTGCGGGCGACCGCGTCCCCAACCTCGGCATCATCACCTCTTACAACGACATGCTTTCGGCGCATCAGCCGTTCGAAACCTATCCGGCGCTGATCCGGGAGGCCGCGCACGAGGCGGGCGGCGTCGCTCAGGTCGCCGGCGGCGTTCCGGCAATGTGCGACGGCGTCACCCAAGGGCAGCCCGGCATGGAGCTGTCGCTCTTCTCGCGCGATGTCATCGCCATGGCGGCCGGCATCGGCCTGTCGCACAACATGTTCGACGCGGCCGTCTATCTCGGCGTCTGCGACAAGATCGTGCCCGGACTCGCGATCGCGGCGCTCACCTTCGGCCATCTGCCCGCGGTCTTCATCCCCGCCGGACCGATGACCACGGGCCTGCCGAACGACGAGAAGGCCAAGGTTCGGCAACTCTTCGCCGAAGGCAAGGTCGGCCGCGACGAACTCCTGGAGGCGGAGTCCAAGTCCTATCACGGCCCCGGCACCTGCACCTTCTACGGCACCGCCAATTCCAACCAGATGCTGATGGAGATCATGGGCTTCCACCTGCCCGGCGCCTCCTTCATCAATCCCGGCACGCCGCTTCGCGACGCGCTGACCAGGGAAGCGACGAAGCGGGCGCTTGCGATCACCGCGCTCGGCAACGAATTCACGCCCGCCGGCGAGATGATCGACGAGCGGTCGATCGTCAACGGCGTCGTCGGCCTGCATGCGACCGGCGGCTCGACGAACCACACGATGCATCTCGTCGCGATGGCCCGCGCCGCGGGGATCGTGCTTACCTGGCAGGACATTTCGGAGCTTTCCGATCTCGTGCCGCTGCTCGCGCGCGTCTATCCGAACGGGCTTGCCGACGTGAACCATTTCCACGCCGCAGGCGGCATGGGCTTCCTGATCGCCCAGCTCCTCAGGAAAGGCTTGCTGCACGATGACGTCCGTACCGTCTACGGGCAGGGGCTCAGCGCCTATGCGATCGACGTGAAGCTCGGCGGAAACGGCAGCGTCAAGCGCGAGCCTGCGCCGGAGACGAGCGCCGACCCGAAGGTGCTCGCGACCGTCGAGCGCCCGTTCCAGCACACCGGCGGCCTCAAGATGCTGAGCGGAAATATCGGCAAGGCGGTCATCAAGATCTCCGCCGTCAAGCCGGAGAGCCACGTCATCGAAGCTCCGGCCAAGATCTTCAACGATCAGGCGGAACTGAACGCCGCCTTCAAGGCGGGAAGGCTCGAAGGCGACTTCGTAGCCGTCGTGCGCTTTCAGGGGCCGAAGGCCAACGGCATGCCGGAACTGCATAAGCTGACGACGGTGCTCGGCATCCTGCAGGATCGCGGCCAGAAAGTCGCGATCCTCACAGACGGGCGCATGTCAGGCGCCTCCGGCAAGGTTCCGGCAGCGATCCATGTGACCCCGGAAGCGAAGGAAGGCGGCCCGATCGCACGCATCCAGGACGGCGACATCGTCCGCATCGACGCGATCAACGGCAAGGTCGAGGTGCTCGTCGAGGACATCGCGCTGAAGACGCGCGTGCCGGCGCATATCGACCTCTCCGACAACGAATTCGGAATGGGCCGCGAGCTCTTCGCTCCGTTCAGGCAGATCGCCGGCGCGGCCGACCGCGGCGGAAGCGTGCTGTTTCACTAG
- a CDS encoding glutamine synthetase family protein: MSSKRSVAQETAKVSKSSKIPLALHAARGVKTWTEAVDWLKIRGIEDIECITPDLAGVARGKMMPTSKFTSNTSLALPSAIYRHTISGEYPEETGQFRYDSRDSDIKLVPDLSTLSIVPWESDPTAQVICDIVGSQGEQISYTPRNVLKRVIELYRQKGWKPVVAPEIEFYLVAQNDDPDYPLRPPKGRSGRSILGGQGYSIAGINEFDELIDDIYHFSEKQGLEIDTLIHEEGPAQLEINLRHGDPIELADQVFLFKRTIREAALKHGIYATFMAKPMQGQPGSAMHIHQSVIDIETGRNIFSNPDGSPSQAFFSFIGGMQLYVPRTLSMMAPYVNSYRRLTPDMSAPVNTAWGYDNRTTAFRIPVSDPVARRIENRLPSSDANPYLALAASLGCGYLGIIEGLQATPPTEHTANEGEIELPRGLLEAVSLLESAPALAEVFSAEFIAIYAGVKRGEFETFMQVISPWEREFLLLNV, from the coding sequence ATGTCTTCCAAGAGAAGTGTTGCCCAAGAGACAGCAAAGGTCAGCAAGAGTTCGAAGATACCCCTCGCCCTGCATGCCGCCCGTGGCGTGAAGACCTGGACCGAAGCGGTCGACTGGCTCAAGATCCGCGGCATCGAAGATATCGAGTGCATCACGCCCGACCTTGCGGGCGTCGCGCGCGGCAAGATGATGCCGACGTCCAAGTTCACGTCCAATACCTCCCTTGCCTTGCCCTCGGCGATCTACCGGCACACGATTTCCGGCGAATATCCGGAGGAGACCGGGCAATTCCGCTATGATTCCCGCGACAGCGACATCAAGCTCGTTCCGGACCTGTCCACCCTTTCCATCGTTCCATGGGAAAGCGACCCGACGGCCCAGGTCATCTGCGACATCGTCGGCTCCCAGGGCGAGCAGATCAGCTATACGCCGCGCAACGTGCTGAAGCGCGTCATCGAGCTCTACCGGCAGAAGGGCTGGAAACCGGTGGTCGCACCGGAGATCGAATTCTATCTCGTCGCCCAGAACGACGATCCGGACTATCCGCTGCGGCCGCCGAAGGGCCGGTCCGGCCGCTCGATCCTCGGCGGCCAGGGCTATTCGATCGCCGGCATCAACGAGTTCGACGAGCTCATCGACGACATCTACCATTTTTCCGAAAAGCAAGGCCTCGAGATCGATACGCTGATCCACGAAGAGGGGCCGGCCCAGCTTGAGATCAACCTCAGGCACGGCGATCCGATCGAGCTTGCCGACCAGGTCTTCCTTTTCAAGCGGACCATCCGCGAAGCCGCGCTTAAGCACGGAATCTATGCGACATTCATGGCGAAGCCCATGCAGGGCCAACCCGGCTCCGCCATGCATATCCACCAATCGGTGATCGATATCGAGACCGGCCGCAATATCTTCTCCAATCCCGACGGCTCACCCTCCCAGGCGTTCTTTTCCTTCATAGGCGGCATGCAGCTTTACGTCCCGCGGACGTTGTCGATGATGGCGCCCTATGTGAATTCCTATCGGCGCCTCACGCCGGACATGTCCGCGCCGGTCAACACCGCCTGGGGCTATGACAACCGGACCACGGCGTTCCGCATCCCTGTCTCGGATCCGGTCGCCCGGCGCATCGAGAACCGCCTGCCGAGCTCGGATGCCAACCCCTATCTGGCGCTCGCGGCCTCGCTCGGCTGCGGCTATCTCGGCATCATCGAGGGCCTGCAGGCGACACCCCCTACGGAACACACCGCCAATGAGGGCGAAATCGAACTGCCGCGAGGGCTGCTCGAGGCGGTTTCGCTGCTCGAATCGGCTCCCGCGCTGGCGGAGGTCTTCAGCGCCGAGTTCATCGCCATCTATGCCGGCGTGAAGCGTGGCGAGTTCGAAACCTTCATGCAGGTCATCAGCCCGTGGGAACGCGAGTTCCTGCTCCTGAATGTCTGA